From the genome of Perca flavescens isolate YP-PL-M2 chromosome 1, PFLA_1.0, whole genome shotgun sequence, one region includes:
- the mthfsd gene encoding methenyltetrahydrofolate synthase domain-containing protein, producing MEPVIEINPEATKWDIREKVWDYIEENNLANFPRPVHNRIPNFKGAFTACAKVPELQVFTQATEVKVDPDKPLEGARLAVLEAQKKLLVPTPRLRTGLFNNITPPQGASKEQLRICSSSQGVKDFSVPVDLDTKVKVDLVVVGSVAVSEKGLRIGKGEGFADLEYGMMALMGAVDESTVVVTVVHDCQVMDIPEELKESHDLTVDYILTPTRVIKTDCQIPKPQGIIWTKLDTEKLEKIPILKKLRALEEEAGKDVTLGAAPVAPEPGLQTSQPKRQTRRRPRQKIQQDDEGESKPEKMAESEQKARQWRPTRVRKESRGDGGGGNEQGRGKTGENIKEKGPEEGGGEVISQRKLPLSVTTVYLGGIPAGLRVSELKTALREREAIPLRLTWQGAQHRAFLDYSDPQAAEQALEALQDLSLNGHSLQAEMAKSQRGGKRSGQSNRRPRPPTAPISKTAQPDTESDTNEKTEQ from the exons ATGGAGCCTGTTATAGAAATAAATCCGG AAGCGACGAAATGGGACATTCGTGAGAAAGTTTGGGACTACATCGAAGAAAATAATCTGGCCAATTTCCCCAGGCCAGTTCACAACAGAATCCCAAATTTCAAG GGTGCTTTCACAGCCTGTGCCAAGGTACCTGAACTGCAGGTGTTCACCCAGGCCACAGAGGTGAAGGTGGATCCTGATAAACCTCTGGAAGGTGCCCGGCTGGCAGTGCTAGAG GCGCAGAAAAAGTTATTGGTCCCAACTCCTCGTCTTCGTACCGGCCTTTTCAATAATATCACTCCTCCTCAGGGGGCCAGCAAAGAACAGCTACGCATATGCTCTTCCTCTCAG GGTGTGAAAGACTTCAGTGTGCCTGTTGACCTGGATACGAAGGTGAAGGTAGACCTGGTGGTGGTCGGCTCTGTGGCGGTGTCAGAGAAAG GCTTGCGAATTGGAAAAGGAGAGGGCTTTGCTGACTTGGAGTATGGCATGATGGCCTTAATGGGAGCTGTCGATGAGTCTACTGTGGTGGTTACTGTTGTCCATGACTGCCAG GTGATGGACATTCCAGAGGAGTTAAAAGAAAGTCATGACCTGACTGTGGACTACATCCTCACACCCACCAGAGTCATTAAAACAGATTGCCAGATCCCCAAACCACAGGGAATCATCTGGACTAAG CTGGACACAGAAAAGCTGGAGAAGATCCCCATCCTGAAGAAGCTGCGTGCTCTGGAGGAAGAAGCTGGAAAGGATGTAACACTGGGGGCGGCGCCCGTTGCACCAGAGCCTGGTCTGCAGACCAGTCAACCCAAAAGGCAAACCAGACGGAGGCCAAGGCAGAAGATACAGCAGGATGATGAGGGAGAATCCAAACCGGAGAAAATGGCAGAGTCAGAACAGAAAGCTAGACAGTGGCGCCCAACTAGAGTGAGGAAAGAAAGCCGAGGAGATGGTGGGGGAGGTAATGAGCAAGGAAGGGGGAAAACGGGAGAGAACATAAAGGAGAAGGGCCCAGAGGAAGGTGGAGGTGAAGTCATATCTCAACGTAAGCTCCCTCTGAGTGTGACCACAGTTTACCTTGGGGGAATCCCTGCTGGGTTGCGTGTTAGTGAGCTGAAAACTGCCCTTAGAGAGAGGGAGGCCATCCCACTGAGGCTCACCTGGCAGGGAGCTCAACACAGGGCCTTCCTGGACTACAGCGACCCCCAGGCAGCAGAGCAGGCCCTGGAGGCTCTGCAGGATCTCAGTCTGAATGGTCACAGTCTGCAGGCTGAGATGGCCAAGAGCCAGCGCGGAGGCAAGAGGTCCGGACAGTCTAATCGGAGACCGAGACCACCAACGGCTCCGATATCTAAAACTGCACAACCAGATACTGAGAGTGACACCAATGAAAAGACTGAGCAGTAA